Genomic DNA from Peribacillus simplex:
AATCGCTCTCAAAATTAGATCAAGATTTACAAAAAGATCTAGCTGATTTTAACATGATAACGGAGAAAAAATCGTCTCAGACATTTGGTAGTGTTGTCGAGTTTTTTGATCAGCTACGTTTTGAAGATCAAGAACTATATACGGAAGATGAAATACGTTTTTTCCATAGTGTGTACTTAAAGGAAATGTATGCCGGAACTGCGGAAACAATCGATGCATCTTATAAAGAATTCGATATTGAACGCATTGGTGAGTCTGAAATAAGTAAATATGAATTGAGTGGTACTGCTGCAGAAACATTAAAAAAACAATATGCTGCATTCGCCGATCGATTTGATGAATTGCAAGAAAATGAGGAACACACACATTGGTTTTTCGCTGGAAAACAATATTTCATGCACACACTCTTATTTAAAACTGTGTTCAAACATATTATTCTTGAATCAATCATATTGATTGTGCTGGCAACTGCCCTGATTACGAATTATGAGTTTGAAAATAGAACTCATCTTGTTTCATACACAGCAAAAAGAGGTCGGCGGTTAATGGTAGATAAATTGGCTGCATCCTTAATTGTCGCTATGGGTATAACTACATTTTTACTCATGATTACGCTTGGTACGTATTTTATGGTTTACGATTACTCACATTTATTTAAAAGCTCAATAAGTAGTGCCTTTAATTGGGAGAAAAATTTTCCTTATGTGTCATGGTGGAATATGTCGTTTTTGACATATTTAATTTTTGGAATCATCCTTATGTATGTTTGTATGCTCTTATTTTCAGCTATTACCTTTACCATTTCGGTCATTAGTAAAAACAGTTATTACACATTTTTCCTCTTTGGAGCTATATTTGCAGTTCTTTTCATGCTTCAAGGATTCGTGCCCACTAGTTCTAATTTGATTTTTATTTCTGGTTTCAACTTATCTTCGCTTGTGTTAAATCCACAGGTATGGTTCATGAGCAGTAAAGGACTGCTTTTGTTTAAAAATTATGAATTCATTACGGTCTCTGTTTGGACAATGATTATTCTAGTGTTATGCATATTTTGTTTAAAAAGATTTAAAAAACAGGCTATCGTATAAGGAGAATTTCAATGCAAATAATTATAAATGAAATAAAGAAGATCCTGAATTGGAAGATGATTTTAGTCCTCTTCCTAGTCAATGCTGTTTTGTATTTTTTGCTGATTAATTTTCATATTGAGAATTTCCCTAATGGAAGACCTGATTTAGATTCGTACAATATTAGTGTTGAAATGATTAGGAAATATGGAATAAACATGGATGAAGAAGAGATGGCTGATTTCAAAAAAACTTATGACAATCAAGTGAAGGAGGCAGACCAATTTTTACAATCAAGCAAAGAGTTTAGGGATGCTGGTATCCGGTCTTATGAGGAATTCCGAAATATGGATCTTGAAAATGAGAAGCAATCAGTACTTCACGGAAAAATATTCTTCGATGAAAAAGTGGACATGTTCTGGGAACTTCAAGAACGAGAAAGATTAATAGAGTTTCATGATCAGAATAAAGATATAATAAATAACTCTATTAGTGATGCGAATCCAAGACAAAAAGAAAGATTACTAGAAATAAAAACAAATGGAAGTTATGATGTTTTCCCAGAAACCGTATTTTATAATTTTAAGGATTTCATTTTGAATGTCACAATAGCGATAATTGTTAGTGTAGTTATGGTGATGTCACCTATCATTATTCAGGATCGTTCTCGGCAATTAATCGACCTGCAATATACAGCGAAAACTGGAAGATCGCTTTATAAAAAGAAAGCAGTTGCTGGATTGCTGTCCACATTAATCGTAATCACTGCACTACTGGCAGTCTATTTCAGTATATATTCTTTAAATAATACAGCCATGTTCTTTTCAGTACCCATTTATACCTTTATCGGTGAATACTATTGGTATGATCTTTCGTTTATTCAATACATTGTGTTAACAGTGATAGCCATTTATATATTGGGAATCGTTTTTGCTTTACTTGCCATGTCCTTTTCAACTATTGCTCCGAATTTCATTGCACTGATTGGCGTTCAAATTCCAATCGTACTTGCAATGCTCGCTTTTGGGCTAGGCTATTTAATTAATAGCATGATTAGCTATGGTCTTCCTAAATGGTTAGTTCCTATAAGCTACGGTGTATTAATTGCTGTGAGTGTACTATTCATAATCCTTCTTTGGAAACGGGAAAGGAAAATGGATATTGTTCAGTAGAAACCCATTCTATATCAAAATCAAATCCAAAAGCCGATTCTTCCTTATCGTAAGGAAAATCGGCTTTTTACATTGAGAAATTGGCTTACCGTATGTTTTCCGATTTATTGGTAGGACCCCGTTTATGTGTTGCTTTATTTTAAAGCAACATTATGAAAAAAGAACTGGTTCTTTTCATATATACGTGCAAAATAACACTTAAAATCAGCGCAAGTTATCGCCTAAAGTGACACTAAGCGTTTGTGGCTGTTTTTCCATAATTGTTATAAAGTGGGGCTAAGAGGTGAGGGTATATGGAATTGGGAGAACAGTTGCAAAAGTTAAGAGAACAAAAGAACATGTCTAGAGAAGAACTAGCTCAAGAAATGAATGTATCTAGACAGGCAGTTTATAAGTGGGAGAACAATAAGGGATATCCTGATATTGAGAATCTTATAAAGTTAAGCGAACTATATGAGATTACATTAGATGAACTGATTAAAAATGATCGTACATTTCAAAAAAAAATAAGTATTGATGAGGATAAAAAAAAGGAGAATGATCTTACAGGTCCTGGCTTCTATATAGGTATTATATTCGTATGTTTTGGCCTTTTTATTGACTTAGGCTCCTATTCTATCGGTATTACC
This window encodes:
- a CDS encoding helix-turn-helix domain-containing protein produces the protein MELGEQLQKLREQKNMSREELAQEMNVSRQAVYKWENNKGYPDIENLIKLSELYEITLDELIKNDRTFQKKISIDEDKKKENDLTGPGFYIGIIFVCFGLFIDLGSYSIGITILVFLTMAFYEDLKKIFWYVKKDFNEQ